Proteins encoded within one genomic window of Hermetia illucens chromosome 2, iHerIll2.2.curated.20191125, whole genome shotgun sequence:
- the LOC119648591 gene encoding uncharacterized protein LOC119648591: MFWIERLSHRDKYCICEQVWKSFKIINVKIDSGYLEVYMTPEDGSRGLVLSLRNGEDCKPGNFDTTFTFQIWQHVKIEVFGNGEITIMGKVLPGLTRCNTKGRYPKGCPFNDIDGGDDVEWVQKYGINEFEKGEEERIKEVLRRNGSHHDYYGDDIIRIQREFDRLIRRKQNKKSLSSKIIAKEEGENGRSKKTFRIRSGYLEAVDEGNLEVDLAEREF; the protein is encoded by the exons ATGTTTTGGATTGAGCGGTTATCGCATAGAGATAAATATTGTATATGTGAACAAGTATGGAAGAGTTTTAAAATTATCAACGTGAAGATTGATTCGGGTTATCTGGAGGTTTATATGACACCTGAGGATGGTTCAAGGGGGCTTGTACTAAGCTTAAGGAATGGAGAGGATTGCAAACCTGGAAATTTCGATACGACATTTACATTTCAAATCTGGCAGCATGTTAAGATTGAAGTATTTG GTAATGGTGAAATTACTATAATGGGAAAAGTGTTGCCAGGTTTGACTAGATGTAACACGAAAGGCCGATATCCGAAGGGTTGTCCGTTCAACGACATAGATGGTGGTGATGATGTTGAATGGGTGCAAAAATATGgaataaatgaatttgaaaaagggGAAGAGGAAAGAATTAAAGAGGTTCTTCGCCGAAATGGAAGTCATCATGATTATTATGGAGATGATATCATACGAATTCAGCGGGAGTTTGATCGATTGAttcgaagaaaacaaaataaaaaatctttatcgagtaaaattattgcaaaagaggagggggagaatgGAAGATCTAAGAAAACGTTTCGCATAAGGAGTGGTTATCTGGAGGCTGTTGATGAGGGAAATCTTGAAGTTGATTTAGCTGAAAGAGAATTTTAA
- the LOC119648593 gene encoding short-chain collagen C4-like produces the protein MGVDKFGRFSNDTGGGKRGLQGLQGPPGPQGPQGPIGQQGPSGPRGPEGKPGKDGLQGLHGAGFNKTESGDYNIKFKQLKNLGEPVEDADASTKNYVDINIEKLKEYIDRQIQLEIDELTKL, from the coding sequence atgggtgttgataaatttggtCGATTTTCAAACGATACTGGAGGAGGAAAACGTGGTTTGCAAGGACTTCAAGGACCCCCGGGTCCTCAAGGTCCCCAAGGTCCTATAGGTCAGCAGGGGCCCTCGGGTCCCCGAGGTCCGGAAGGAAAACCTGGTAAGGATGGCCTACAAGGTTTGCATGGTGCGGGATTTAATAAAACGGAAAGCGGTGATTACaacatcaaattcaaacaaCTCAAGAATCTTGGAGAACCCGTTGAGGATGCTGATGCTTCTACAAAGAACTACGTTGATATTAACATTGAGAAACTCAAAGAATATATAGACAGACAAATTCAACTTGAAATCGACGAACTTACAAAACTATAA
- the LOC119648592 gene encoding uncharacterized protein LOC119648592 has translation MSDILNVTRKISFDNSISKIEYHSYSPFLSSYNSSDEIRIPIQQQDLCILPSQSFIYIEGALTKTDGTISALAKLTNNSVAFLFDEIRYELNGVEIDRNKNVGITSTLKNYVSLNENESKMLYNAAWSPNESITPSSGYFNFSIPLRKLLGFAEDYKKIIVNAKHELILVRTRSDENAFISSTDNVHIKIFKLQWKVPHVNPDGAEKLSMLKYIESGHPIQISFRNWELYEYPVLPTTTDHVWNVKTTGQLEKPRYVILALQTNRKNLKDKDASKFDHCDLTNIKIHLNSESYPYDDMNIKFSRDRFALLYDMYCNFQQSYYGVQPQPLLSRSEYKESAPIIVIDCSRQNESMKSGSVDIRLDMKTSVDVPALTTAYCLLLHDRVIEYNPLTSSVQKLV, from the coding sequence atgagcGATATCCTGAACGTTACACGTAAAATCAgttttgataatagtatatcaaaAATCGAGTACCATAGCTACTCTCCATTCTTATCATCATACAACTCCAGTGATGAAATCCGAATACCCATACAACAAcaggatttgtgtattttgcCGAGTCAGAGTTTCATTTACATTGAAGGCGCCTTAACTAAAACAGATGGAACAATATCAGCACTAGCTAAATTGACGAATAATAGCGTAGCTTTCCTATTTGATGAGATAAGATATGAACTGAATGGAGTAGAAATCGATCGAAACAAAAATGTGGGAATAACATCGACGTTAAAAAATTATGTATCActtaatgaaaatgaaagtaaaatgCTTTATAATGCCGCTTGGTCACCGAACGAATCTATCACACCGTCAAGTGGTTACTTCAACTTTTCTATTCCGCTAAGAAAACTTTTGGGATTTGCCGAGGACTACAAGAAAATTATTGTAAACGCTAAACACGAGCTAATTTTGGTTCGCACAAGAAGCgatgaaaatgcatttatttcatcCACTGATAATGTACAcatcaaaatttttaaactacAGTGGAAGGTGCCCCATGTTAATCCCGATGGCGCTGAAAAATTGTCAATGTTGAAATATATTGAATCGGGACATCCGATTCAAATAAGCTTTCGAAATTGGGAACTGTACGAATATCCAGTTCTACCCACAACAACAGACCATGTGTGGAATGTGAAAACCACAGGTCAACTCGAAAAACCTCGATATGTTATTTTAGCTTTACAgacaaatcgaaaaaatctCAAAGACAAAGATGCCAGCAAATTTGATCACTGTGatttaacaaatatcaaaatacaTTTAAACTCCGAATCGTATCCTTATGACGatatgaatattaaattttcccgTGATCGATTCGCTCTTCTCTATGATATGTACTGCAATTTTCAACAATCTTATTACGGTGTACAACCTCAGCCACTACTTTCACGAAGCGAATATAAGGAATCTGCACCAATTATAGTAATTGATTGTTCACGTCAAAATGAATCCATGAAATCTGGCTCAGTGGACATAAGGTTAGACATGAAAACATCTGTAGATGTGCCTGCCTTAACAACAGCTTACTGCTTGCTCCTACATGATCGTGTGATAGAGTACAACCCACTCACTTCTTCAGTTCAAAAACTTGTATAA